The segment AACCGGGGAAATCCCATGCGTAGAACGGCAGATCGTATCGGAAATCAACCGGAAAGTCGAAGAAATCATTGGGCTGACGCAAAATCAGTTTAGCCAAATTGTGATGCTGCCGCAAGGCGAATTCCGTAAACTGCTGACTTCTGAGACAGATAATAAGGAAGAAATTCTGCGGAAAATCTTTAAAACTGAGCCTTATAAAATGATCACGGAACGATTAAAGCAAAAAAGAGATGGGGCATCCAAAGCCCTTCAACTGGAAGAACAAGTTTTGGCGGGGCACGTAGGCCGCATCAAAGGGCAGTTGACTGAACGTGATTCTGAGCTGTTCGAGCTGTTGAGCCGCGAACATTACAACGTTAATCAAGTGCTGGCAGGACTTCAAAGCGAGTCAGCCTTTTATCAGGAAAAGGTGCTTCAAGACGAACAATATTATTTAAGCGCCTATAAAAAGCATGATGAGAAACTGAATGCTTTCCACGAAGTGAAAAAATGGAATGACCGCTTTAGTGAGCTGAAAGAAAAAACGCAGCGCCTCGAAAAAGCGAAAGAACAGCTGCCGGCAATTGCCGACCAAGAACGGCACCTGCAAAACGCTGAACGGGCGAGTTTTATTGAAGGAATAGAAAACTTATATAAAGAGCTGGAAAAAGAAGCAGCGCAGAAACAACTTTTATTGGAGAATGCACTGAAAAGTGAACAAATGGCACAAGAGAACTTAGCGCAAGCAGAAGCTGCTTTTGAAATAGAAGAAAAACGAGAAGTTGAACGCCAGCAAGTTCGCCAGCAAGTGATCGAGTTCGAGAAATTATTGCCGGCTGTACAGGAATTGGATGGAAAAAAGGCGCAGCTGCAACAACTTCAACTTGCGGCCCAAAAATCTGAAAGAAAACTTCTGGCCATGCAAAACCAATGGCATGCTGAAAGAGAGGCTTGCAAGTCACTGGCCGAAAAGATGGCAGCTTTTGATCAAAAGCTCGAAACCTTTGATGACAAGAACCTAAGGCTTACTGCCCTGAATGAACAATGCCGTGTACTGAAGGAACTGCTCACTGTTGAGAAGAATTGGCTGCAGCAGCAAGAAGAGCATCAAGGGAAAGAAACTGCGTACCAAGAAGCGGCAAAAGAGTATATCCACCTTGAATCCGCCTGGTTCGCCAACCAAGCGCAGGTGTTGGCTGCTGCTCTTGATCATGGAGATGCTTGTCCGGTATGCGGCAGCCTCGACCATCCAGACAAGGCCGGTGGCGCACATCACATAGCAGTTTCAAAAGAAGAATTGGACCGCGCAAAAGCCGCAAAGGATATAGTGGACGGCAAATACCGGGATGCCTTGGCGAAATTGAATGCTTTGGCTGAGCAGCTTGAGCAGAAAAAAGAAGAAGCGAAAAAAATTGGTTTAGATCCGTTTTCGGCATCCGCTGATTATCCGAAAACGGAACAAGAGAGAAGTTTGTTGGAACGGGAAGTGGCCCTGCTGCTGGCAGACAAGAAGAACTTGCGTGCCTTAAAAGAGAACTTTGCCAGCCAAACAGCACAAGCTGAAAAGCTGGAAGTTGAGAAAAACTTGCTTACTGAAAATGTGCAAAAACAGCAGGCGGCATTCGAGACAGCAAAAGCGGTTTTCGAGCAGGGATTGCGGACCATTCCGGAAGAAGTTCGGATACTGTCTGTACTGCAGGAAAAAATTAGCCAGGCTATCGCGAATAAAGGACAGCTTGAAAGCCTTTGGCGGAAAGTTCAGCAAGGTCTTCAAGAAGCGAAAGAACAGTTTACCTCTGCAACGGTAAGTGTACGGCACGCGCGAAATGCTGCTGCAGAAAGTCTGCAGAAAACTAGCAATGCCGGTCAGCAATTTGAAGAAGCACTGCAAAAATCCGGCTTCGATTCGGAGCAGTTCTATCAGCAAGCCAAACTTTCAGAATCAGGACGGAACTCTTTAAAGGCATCAATTCAGAACTTTAAGCAAAACCTCCATACATTAACGCAACAAGTAAAAGAATTGCAGGAAATGCTTTCTGGACGGGCAAAATCCGATTTGAGCCTGCTTGAAGCTGAACTTAGCCAATTGAAAACAGAGTACGAAGCGGCACTGACAATTTGGAACCAGTCGAAAGATTACAGAGTTTCAGCACTCAGTTTGGCAGAAAACATTGCAGAAGCCCATGAAAAAGCAGAACAGGCTGAACAGCAATTCAACCGCATTGCGGACTTGCACGATATGATCCGCGGACAAAATGGCATGCGGATTTCGTTCGAACGGTATTTGCAGATTGAATACCTGGAACAGATTATCGAGTCAGCGAACGAACGGCTGAAAAATCTGTCGAACGGCCAATTCTATTTGATTCGCAGCGACCGCCAAGAAGCCCGCGGCAAGCAAAGCGGCCTTGGCCTGGATGTATATGACGCCTATACCGGACAGACGCGCGATGTGAAAACCTTATCGGGCGGCGAGAAGTTTAATGCATCGCTGTGTTTGGCACTGGGCATGGCTGATGTAATCCAAAGTTTCCAAGGCAATGTGGCGATCGATACCATGTTCATTGATGAAGGGTTCGGCTCGCTTGACGAGGAATCATTGAATAAATCAATTGACACGCTGATTGACTTGCAGAAGTCAGGACGCATGATCGGGGTCATTTCGCATGTCCAGGAGTTGAAAGCGGCGATACCAGCCATTTTGGAAGTGAGAAAATCGAAAGAAGGCTTTAGCCAGACAAAATTCCTGCTTAAATAACAAAATGAAGTTATCATCTCTTCTTCCTTTGTTTAAAGAGCCATTGAATGGTGAATGGTAACAATAACAGGGAATTTTCGGAAGGAAGATGTGGGTGGATACGCTTCTTTATTTTGGATTTACAGCAGCCTATACATTGATTCTGGTGTGGGCATTTGCAAAGCAGCAATCTAGGAATTTTATGGCCTTTATATACCTGGTGCTGTTCGGCCTAATTTATGACAATGGCATTATCGCGATTGGCAAGTTTATCGGGGAAGGGCCATTGCTTGAAAACTTGAATTTACTGCGCTTTTGGAGCCATGCTTTTTTGACTCCGACGCTTGTGCTGTTTTCATGGGGAGCATTAAATTAGGCTGGAATTGGCTGGGTAAAGAAAAAAGCAGTTTTTGCAGCTGCCGTGATTTACACGGTAGCGCTGATTATAATCGAGGTTACCCTTGAAGCTTGGGGCCTGGAACTGGAAGCCGAGCAGCAGTATGGTGTACTGCGATACGCATCGGCTGAACCAGCCGAAGGTCCGCCGACTATGATTTTGCTGGTTACAGTAGTATTGATTGCAGCAGGAATTCTGTTATGGAAAAAAGCTGGATGTCAATGGATGCTGATCGGCGCGGGTCTTATGACAATAGGCAGTGCTGTGCCGATTCCAGTAGACAGCTCAGCTGTAACGAATGCTTTTGAATTGATATTGCTGTTTACATTGGTATGGACAAAAGTTCATCTGGAGTCAGAAGAACGAAATTAAAGGAGCCAAGAATATGAAAAATTTTTCTTTTAAAACACGGATGATTTATTTCGGAGTAATCGCTTTTGTCAGTTTGGCATTTTTCGCTCTGCAATTATATGCGCATCTGAATGGTCCAGGAGGAACCGGCTCGGTCGTCTTGCTGATTTTATGGGGAATAATGGTTGTCTTTGGGATAGCCGGAATCGTTTATAGTGTGGCCAAAAAGGACCGTCATCCAAAGTGACGGCCTTTTTTATTTTGCAGAAAAAACGGAATAAAGTGGATACTTTGGATTCGTGGGAAATTTGGAAAAGCTATGGTAAAGTTTAAGAAGATTTCAAAATCAGGAGTGAAAATGATATGACGAAATTGCTGAATCCTCAAGAAGTAATTGGATTGATTGATCAAGAGGCGGACATTATTATTCCCATCGCAAATGGCGAACCGGTCCGTCTGCTAGATATATTGGAAGAAAACGTGGACAAATTACAGGGCGTGAAAATTCATCAGATGCTGGCTCTGCGTAGCCGCCCATATATCCAAGGTGAATACGAGCAGCTTAAGCACGTTTCCTATTTTCTGAGCGGCGCAACCCGAAAAGTCTATCAGCAAGCGAAAATGGAGCTTGTTCCCAATAATTTCCATGAAGTTCCGCGCATGCTTCAGAAAGTGACAAAAATGTCGATGATTATGACGGTAGCTTCTCCAATGGATGAGCATGGCTACTTTACATTCGGTACACAAGCGGACTACGTCTCAGAGTTTGTCGGCAAAGTGCCATTTATCTTGGAGGTCAATGATCAAATGCCAAGGACTTACGGACGCAATCAAATCCACATCAGCCAAATTGCCGGCTTTGTGGAACATAATGCGCCATTGACTGAAGAACAAACGGCTGCGGTGAGTGATAAAGATTTATTGATCGCTGCCTCCGTCATCGAAGACATTAAAGACGGCGATACGCTGCAAATTGGAATCGGTTCTGTGCCAAATGCAGTCATCTCGATGTTGAAGGACCATCGCCATCTCGGCATCCATACGGAAATGCTTCCGGACGGCATCGTAGATCTTGTTAAAGCGGGAGCAGTCGATGGTACTCGGAAGTTCACGAACCCGGGAAAAATTGTGGCGACGTTCGCGTATGGATCAAAGAAATTATACGACTTTATCGACAACAACCCGGTAGTCGAATTCCTGCCGGTGAGCATTGTGAATGATCCGCGTGAAATTGCTAAAGAAAAAAATATCGTTTCCATTAATGCGACGACTGAAGTGGATTTGTTTGGGCAATGCGCTTCCGAAACCGTAGGCGGAAAATACTATTCTTCAAGCGGTGGCCAAATCGATTTTGCACGGGGTGTACGGTTTGCGGAAAACGGAAAAGGTTATATCTGCATGCAGTCCACTGCTAAAAACGAAACCATTTCACGGATAAAATTGCAACTCGCACCGGGATCAGTAGTGACGACCGGAAAAAATGACGTTGACAGCATTGTAACGGAATACGGCATCGCACGTCTCCATGGTGTGTCCATATCAGAACGGGCTAAACGGCTGATTGCCATCGCCCATCCAAATTTCCGAGAAGAGCTGCTGTTTGATGCGAAAAAGAACGGTATTATAATTTAATAGAACAAAAAAGGAGTTGTTCCAAAAGTAATTTGGGACAACTCCTTTGCGACGAAGCTAGCGAAGCGATGCAGAAACAGGAGCAATAGTATTAACTTACGCTTTATTAGAAGCAAGGGGCTGTCCAATAAGTCTAATAACAGACTTATTGGACAGCCCTTTTTCATATGAACAACTAGGCAGGCTTCTTTACTAAGGACAATAAATCATATATACTTACCTAAGTAAGTAATTTAAAGGGGATGCTTATGCAGAATTTACTGTTCCATGAAATTCATCAGCAGTCACGATTGTCAGTTAAAGAAGTAAATGAGGCGTTGAAAGAATTTGATTTGTATAGTTCCCAGTGGTCGATTCTTTTTTGCTTAAAGCAATTCAGTTCTATGACGCAAAAAGAAATCTGGCAGTATTTGAATGTAGAAGCTCCCACGGTTACGAGAACTTTAACGAGGCTGGAAGAAAGTGGATGGGTTATCCGGAAAGAAGGAACAGATAAGCGGGAACGCATCGTTCAATTGTCCGCACGGGCAGAGAAAGTTGTCCCGAAAATCGAAAAGCGGGTTTTAGAAGTGGAAGAGAACCTGGTTTCTTCTTTATCGGAAGATGAGCAGAAGCTTCTGATTGAATTGCTTAAAAAAATAAAGAAATAAGTGTCAGTAGAAAAGGATGTAACGAATGACTGAAAGAAGACCTATTTGGACAAAAAGTTTTATCAATATATCAATAAGTACGTTTTTTATTTTTATTGTATTTTATGCTTTATTAACGTTTATCCCCATTTATGTTCTGACTGACATGGAAGGCACTGCAACACAAGGAGGCTTAGCTGTATCAGCTTTCTTGATCTCAGCTATTATCATGCGCTTTTTTGCAGGTTTGATTTTGGAGAAATACGGAAAGAAAAAGATTTTGGTTATCAGCGTACTGATGTTCACCATCAGCACCATTCTCTACGTTTTCATAGGAGGGTTCACAGCTCTATTGTTTCTGCGTTTTTTCCATGGCATCTGGTTTGGCTTAGTAACTACAGTTGCCGGTGCGATTGCAGCGGATATCGTACCGCCGGAACGCCGTGGCGAAGGGCTGGGCTATTATGGGATCGCTATGAACCTGGCTATTGTAGCGGGGCCTTTTATCGCGTTAACTTTACAGCCCTTTATGGCTGCACGAAGCATTTTTGCTGTTCTCGGGGTCATTATGGCCATCGGGTTCTTCTGTGCTTTATGGGTTAAGGTAGACGAAACTCCGATAGCAGCCAAAGAAGAAAAGCGCAAACTGGGATTCAATGATTTTGTAGAGAAAAAAGCAGTGCCCATTGCAAGCGTCAGCTTTTTTGCTTCATTTGCCTATGCCAGTATCATCTCATTCATCTCAGTATATGCAGCATCGTTGGGCTTGATCGAAACGGCCAGCTTTTTCTTTGTGGTATACGCAGTGGCTATGCTGTTAGTCAGACCTTTTAGCGGTCGGCTTTTCGATTCGGTAGGACCCAATATTGTGATAATCCCTTCTCTGATCATGTTTGCCGTTGGCCTGTTTGCGCTTAGCCAAACCGAATCTGCATGGATGTTCCTGCTATCCGGTGCCTTAGTCGGAATTGGTTACGGCACATTGCTGCCAAGCTTTCAGACGCTGGCCATTCAAGCAGCCGACAAACACCGGAGCGGTTATGCGACAGGTACGTTTTTTGCTTTATACGATTTCGGAATTGCCATCGGTTCCATTTCGCTCGGAATCATTGTCGCAGCATTCGGCTATTCGAATTTATACTTAATACTGTCTGTTTTTGTTTTATGCACCGTCTTCTACTATATGTGGATCATGAAAAAGCAAAAAACTGCAGCCAGCTAAGAAAAGCGGAAGCACCCGTGTAGATTCGACGGGCATAAGACGATTCGGCGAAGCGGCATGTTTTCAGCCGCACAGTCGAAGTGGCTTATGACCCTAGAATCTGGGTGCTGCAGCTAGACAGCTTAAAAAGCGGAAACGGCTGTTCAGGTTCGACAGGCAAGAGATGGACCAAAAGCAGTTTGGGCCGTCTCTTTGCGACGAAGCACGAAGTGCTGCAACGCACTTTCATGTCTCGAAGCTAGCGCAGCGATGCAGAGACAGGAGCAATAAGGGGTTTAGGCGGACCCGCGAAGTGGCGTTCTTTGCCACACAGCTGGATTGACTTATGACCTGAGAACCTAGCCGTTGGAGCTAGGCAGCGCAAAAAACCAAGCGTCTAGTGCTTAAGAAGCTTTAAATTTTATACTTTCTTAAAATCAAAAACAGGCATCCCGCGTATCGGGATGGCTGTTTTTTATTAAATAACATTTAATGTGACTTCTCCAATGCCTTCATAGCTGGCAGTGTAGACGCCTTTTTCCAATTTATGAGGAAGAATGAAAGTGCCGGATGAAACAGACATGCCTTTTTCAAGCTTCAAGCCATGTCCCTCCAATTCAGTTATGAGCCATTTTACAGCATTTACGGGATGGTCCAGGACCGCTGAAGAATTAGCAGATGCGATTTCTTCCCCGTTAAAGCGCAAGGTTCCTTTGAGATCTGTTAATTGTTCGTACGTCAAACCTTCTACTGGTTTTCCGGCAATAATCTTTCCAGCTACTGCACTGTCTGCGATAACTTGCCCTAGAGTGATTTTAGGGAACCAGTCCTCGAAACGGGAGTCGGGCACTTCGATGCCAGGAGCAACTAGTGTTTTCTCTAGAATAGTTTGAACATCGTCTTCCACGGATAAACCTTCTTTAATAAGAAAAATCAATTCAATCTCGATTAAAGGAGAAGACATCGCTTCCAGGCTAACGGTTCCGCCGCTTAATGCTGAAGTGGTCAAGGCACCGTATAAAGGTGTCTCTGAACCAAATAATTTTTGAGTTTCGGGGCTGGTTAAACTAATTTTATAGCCCGCCAGCTGTTCATCGGCTTCGACTGCTTTTTTAGCTGTCAACATGTGCTGAAGTTTGTAAGCATCGTCTTTTTTCAAAAAAGCGGGAATCAGCTCTTTTGCGATTTGTTTATTATGTAAATAAGCGTCGTAAAGAATATCGGCCATTTTCTGGCTGTTGAAGTCAATGGATTCCATATTGGATATCTCCTTTCGAATCTTTTGAATAATCATACCATTTGAATTGTTATTTTGAAATAGATATTAGTTGGGAATAGCT is part of the Planococcus shenhongbingii genome and harbors:
- a CDS encoding MarR family winged helix-turn-helix transcriptional regulator codes for the protein MQNLLFHEIHQQSRLSVKEVNEALKEFDLYSSQWSILFCLKQFSSMTQKEIWQYLNVEAPTVTRTLTRLEESGWVIRKEGTDKRERIVQLSARAEKVVPKIEKRVLEVEENLVSSLSEDEQKLLIELLKKIKK
- a CDS encoding acetyl-CoA hydrolase/transferase family protein — its product is MTKLLNPQEVIGLIDQEADIIIPIANGEPVRLLDILEENVDKLQGVKIHQMLALRSRPYIQGEYEQLKHVSYFLSGATRKVYQQAKMELVPNNFHEVPRMLQKVTKMSMIMTVASPMDEHGYFTFGTQADYVSEFVGKVPFILEVNDQMPRTYGRNQIHISQIAGFVEHNAPLTEEQTAAVSDKDLLIAASVIEDIKDGDTLQIGIGSVPNAVISMLKDHRHLGIHTEMLPDGIVDLVKAGAVDGTRKFTNPGKIVATFAYGSKKLYDFIDNNPVVEFLPVSIVNDPREIAKEKNIVSINATTEVDLFGQCASETVGGKYYSSSGGQIDFARGVRFAENGKGYICMQSTAKNETISRIKLQLAPGSVVTTGKNDVDSIVTEYGIARLHGVSISERAKRLIAIAHPNFREELLFDAKKNGIII
- a CDS encoding 2-keto-4-pentenoate hydratase, with protein sequence MESIDFNSQKMADILYDAYLHNKQIAKELIPAFLKKDDAYKLQHMLTAKKAVEADEQLAGYKISLTSPETQKLFGSETPLYGALTTSALSGGTVSLEAMSSPLIEIELIFLIKEGLSVEDDVQTILEKTLVAPGIEVPDSRFEDWFPKITLGQVIADSAVAGKIIAGKPVEGLTYEQLTDLKGTLRFNGEEIASANSSAVLDHPVNAVKWLITELEGHGLKLEKGMSVSSGTFILPHKLEKGVYTASYEGIGEVTLNVI
- a CDS encoding AAA family ATPase, whose product is MRPLKLKLTAFGPYKHTETIDFADLKGNQLFVISGSTGSGKTTIFDGICFALYGAASGSDRAETRHLRSDFAEDGTHTCVEMEFEIHKKTYRILRQMSHVKAGNKSATGERYEFFEMTETGEIPCVERQIVSEINRKVEEIIGLTQNQFSQIVMLPQGEFRKLLTSETDNKEEILRKIFKTEPYKMITERLKQKRDGASKALQLEEQVLAGHVGRIKGQLTERDSELFELLSREHYNVNQVLAGLQSESAFYQEKVLQDEQYYLSAYKKHDEKLNAFHEVKKWNDRFSELKEKTQRLEKAKEQLPAIADQERHLQNAERASFIEGIENLYKELEKEAAQKQLLLENALKSEQMAQENLAQAEAAFEIEEKREVERQQVRQQVIEFEKLLPAVQELDGKKAQLQQLQLAAQKSERKLLAMQNQWHAEREACKSLAEKMAAFDQKLETFDDKNLRLTALNEQCRVLKELLTVEKNWLQQQEEHQGKETAYQEAAKEYIHLESAWFANQAQVLAAALDHGDACPVCGSLDHPDKAGGAHHIAVSKEELDRAKAAKDIVDGKYRDALAKLNALAEQLEQKKEEAKKIGLDPFSASADYPKTEQERSLLEREVALLLADKKNLRALKENFASQTAQAEKLEVEKNLLTENVQKQQAAFETAKAVFEQGLRTIPEEVRILSVLQEKISQAIANKGQLESLWRKVQQGLQEAKEQFTSATVSVRHARNAAAESLQKTSNAGQQFEEALQKSGFDSEQFYQQAKLSESGRNSLKASIQNFKQNLHTLTQQVKELQEMLSGRAKSDLSLLEAELSQLKTEYEAALTIWNQSKDYRVSALSLAENIAEAHEKAEQAEQQFNRIADLHDMIRGQNGMRISFERYLQIEYLEQIIESANERLKNLSNGQFYLIRSDRQEARGKQSGLGLDVYDAYTGQTRDVKTLSGGEKFNASLCLALGMADVIQSFQGNVAIDTMFIDEGFGSLDEESLNKSIDTLIDLQKSGRMIGVISHVQELKAAIPAILEVRKSKEGFSQTKFLLK
- a CDS encoding MFS transporter, with the protein product MTERRPIWTKSFINISISTFFIFIVFYALLTFIPIYVLTDMEGTATQGGLAVSAFLISAIIMRFFAGLILEKYGKKKILVISVLMFTISTILYVFIGGFTALLFLRFFHGIWFGLVTTVAGAIAADIVPPERRGEGLGYYGIAMNLAIVAGPFIALTLQPFMAARSIFAVLGVIMAIGFFCALWVKVDETPIAAKEEKRKLGFNDFVEKKAVPIASVSFFASFAYASIISFISVYAASLGLIETASFFFVVYAVAMLLVRPFSGRLFDSVGPNIVIIPSLIMFAVGLFALSQTESAWMFLLSGALVGIGYGTLLPSFQTLAIQAADKHRSGYATGTFFALYDFGIAIGSISLGIIVAAFGYSNLYLILSVFVLCTVFYYMWIMKKQKTAAS